The following nucleotide sequence is from Nitrospira sp..
TGAAGACCTGTCGATTCTCCTCGCATCACTCCTCGACAATGTCGGCATTCCTAACTATCTCGTCTTCACAGAGGACCATGCCGATACCATGGCCTGCGAGGTCGACTCACGGACGATCGTCCCCACGCTTGAACAGCGGTACGCCATCCAACAACCGCCAGTCCTGCGGGAAGAGACGCGCTGGATCCAGCCTTGGTCACTCTCAGTGACCACGCTCACCGCCACCACGCCTCTTCAGGTGGATATCGATCTCCACACCAGTGGTCCACTGGATTGGATGGTGGTCCCCTCGCAGCAGGACGTCGAGGCTATTCAGCAGCACCGTGCCTATCGGACCTACCCGTCATGCTCGAGAGAACAGATGACCAGTTTTCGTTCGACCTGTGCGATCCCAGTGGGCGCGCCCTTGGTGGCCTACAATCGTCAGGAGACACCAATTGAATTGGCCCTCACGGTACGGTATCAGCTCCCACCAGTACCACCCACGTTGCCGCCCATCAAGACATACGTCGTCAATGGCACCCAATGCCTGCCGCTCGATCCGTCCATCAAAGGTCAAGCCTATCCAGG
It contains:
- a CDS encoding transglutaminase family protein, which gives rise to MGVRDRAYMHHRDPLPASRLPTRRVLVIGLVLIGLGSWYRLTHTVTNQAPPTTQQAAPVPVSPRTPLQSPAHRYQRYLDAIVPESDGLRALAYGKVKDCPAGDRTCVLTELYRFVQQEIGYLADPVAREHIQSPQATLDIGAGDCEDLSILLASLLDNVGIPNYLVFTEDHADTMACEVDSRTIVPTLEQRYAIQQPPVLREETRWIQPWSLSVTTLTATTPLQVDIDLHTSGPLDWMVVPSQQDVEAIQQHRAYRTYPSCSREQMTSFRSTCAIPVGAPLVAYNRQETPIELALTVRYQLPPVPPTLPPIKTYVVNGTQCLPLDPSIKGQAYPGQLMPNVVTAPSRTAVNRAGHLLTLN